Within the Gadus chalcogrammus isolate NIFS_2021 chromosome 20, NIFS_Gcha_1.0, whole genome shotgun sequence genome, the region tacagacagacagttaggcTGACAGgtgggcaggcaggcaggcagacagacggacggacagacagacgctgCTGTTATAAATAGAGATAACGCCGCATGCCGTCCAGATGTTGGTTCTCCAGCGACGGCAGATGAAGGGTCGACCTTGGAGCTCTGAGACCCAGAGGCTTTGATTTCCTTTGTTGAAACAATCTGCGTGTAATTATatcgacgctgattggctgcaggaAATGTGTTccgatgggatgggggggggggggcttttgtgACGCTGGACGgacaaggtgtgtgtttgtgtgtgtttgtgtgggggtgggggtggggtggaggggatatgtgtgtgtgtgtgtgtgtttggggggttgtgtgtggggggggggagggtgtgtgtgcgtgtgcgtgcgtgcgtgtgtgtgtgcgtgcgtgcgtgcgtgcgtgtgtgtgtgcgtgtgtgtgtgtgtgtgtgtgtgtgtgtgtgtgtgtctaacagaCGAGGGAAGGATGTGGCGTTGGAGATAacttcctcctctctgacaATCCAAGCTTGCAGCTGGAGGGGCCTTGATTACAacatctggacacacacacacacacacacacacacacacacacacacacacacacacacacacacacacacacacacacacacacacacacacacacacacacacacacacacacacacacacacacacacacacgtaaatataGTTATATTCTGTGCCCTTTTTTGTCCCCATTGTATGACAGAAACAGCTGAAAGAGTCTGCAAAGCCTAGACACACTGTTCTTATTCAGCTAGTTCACCTGGATTttgacatgcaaacacacacacacacacacactcaccgaaCAAACACATATACCGAATAAATACTCACtcaatgaacaaacacacacacacatatacacaaataaactaccacagcgaacacacacacacacacacacacacacacacacacacacacacacacacacacacacacacacacacacacacacacacacacacacacacacacacacacacacacccaaacgaacacacacacacacacacaaacacacaccccgaacatacacaaacacactaccaCAACATTAATAAACATAGTACACACAACAGAACATGTCCACTCAGATACTTTCTGTCCCAGCGATGCTATCAGAGCACGGTAAGAGCTGTCCCTTTAGAACATATCTGCCTCTAAAGCAGTGCAATCAGGTCGTCCCTGTTATGGTTTTCGCTTTGTCATCTCGCTCTGTTCACAGTGAAACCTTCCCTATTCTCTCTATAGACAAGAGAGCCGGAGACTAAAGAGAATAGTTCAGGCTACTTCAGGAGTTAGGGAAGGGTTAACTAAACTCACCCTCCTTCCTGCATGACAGCCAGGAGGGGCGTGTCCTGTACTCTGGACCCcagccacctccctccccctccatccctcctccctcccccgtctccctctcgctctctcgctctctctctctctctctcccccttccccgtgTCTCTCTGCCCGTGCACGTCAGTCGGGCGAAGAGAGCAGCAGCAGTCGCAGCAGTGTAGGGAAACCGCTCGGGAAGGACGCAGGATTACAATGagtccctgcagcagcagcagaagcagcagcagcagcagcagcagccttagCCACCGGATCCCCCGATCCCCTCTGCCCCACTCCGCAGTCAGGGAGAGTCGTTAGCCTCCTCGCAGGCTTCCCCCTCTGCCCAccgcaaccaccaccaccaccaccaccagcaccaccaccaccaccaccgcgtcAAGCACCCAGCCACCCACACGCGCACTGCTGTGCTGCAGCGAGCCGGGGACAGTGCCAGCCGAGACGGGCCTGACGGGTCACAGCGGGTCGCCGGAACGGACGCAAGAGGAACTAACTGATCGTGTTGCacctctcttctgtctctctctctctctctctctctctctctctctctctccccctctctctccccctctctctctgcctcccccgtGGTGCTGGACGTCACACAGGTCTTCCTGAAAGAGGCCCTGGAGCAaaggctggagaaggagcgggaggaggagcgaCGGCGGGCCGGCATGGTGATCCGCGCCCACGTCCTCAGCTATGTGGCCAGGTGggtgctgggggctgggggtgaggggggggctctGGTGAGGGTCTGGAGAACCGCGATGGGGACCttgttgttttgtctttttatgAAAATCTTTccatgcactgtgtgtgtgtgtgtgcgtgtatgcgtgcatgtgtgtgtgtgtgtgtgtgtgcgtgcgtgcgtgcgtgcgtgcgcgtgcatgtgtgtggcggTATGCACTGTACATTGCAGCGTTTGCATGCTTAATTTGCATggttgtgactgtgtgtgtgtgtgtgtgtgtctgcgtgagtgCATACACGTGTGCGTTCgcacgtgcgtatgtgtgtgtgtgtgcgtgctcgtgttGGTGTGCTAGAATAAACACACGTCTGAACAATGAGGTTACCTCACAGTCGATGTAATGCCGTGGGGCGATAGGTATAGCAACAGATGAAACACTGTCGTAGCTTGGGGGCAGCGTCCTGAAGGGCTCCCTGCTGCCATGCGTGTCGGCCGCGCAGCAGAACCAGGGAGATCGTACACCAACGGTCGGAGCGCACGGGTCATGTTGCTAAGCTACGCTGTTCCTGCAGAGCCAGTCCTCTCAGATAGCTATCGGAGACCTCGGCGTGGCAGAGTCAACAGCGGCGTTCATCGCCTGTTTGTTTTGTACACCCAAAGAATGCAGGGTACCTGCACGCCTGCACGCCTGTCtgtaatgtctgtctgtctgtccgtctgtccgtctgcttgTTCGTCCGTCGAATGATTGATtcgtttgtgtctttgtttacaTTGCGCGTTTCCACACGGGACCGGGACGTCTGTCATGATGGAGGTTTTAGGAATCCGCCCGGGACCCCGCACATGTAACCTAAACCTGTGACAGCATGCTGCCTTATGCAGCACGCTGTAACCCCAGACCTCTGGGTCTCTGCAGGGCCAGAACGGGTCCGGGGACACGGCTCGGGTTCAGGGGTTCCACGGTTCTCTCTTCCCCGTTATCGCAGAGCAGGTGGCAAAGTTGGCCGAACCGTGTTTGACGACGTCTGTTTGATTATGGTTACGGTGAAATATGCGGTGTTCCCTCGCGTCGAGTGGTTTGTGGGAAAAGCTGCGGTGAGGTTGGCTTTTAGTGTTGAGGGGTCATAGGTCAGAGCCCTCTGGGTGGGTGGTCCCACACAATCCATGCGTGTTTATGTGGGTtttggggctgtgtgtgtgtgtgtgtgtgcgtgtgtgtgtgtatggctgtgtgtgtgtgtgtgtgtgtgtgtgtgtgtgtgtgtgtgtgtgtgcgtgtgtgtgtgtgtatgcctttgtgtctgtgtgtgcctgtgtgtatgtgtgtgtgtgtgtgtgtgtctgcatgtgtgtattcctgtgtgtgcctgtgtgtgtgtgtgtacctgtgtgtgtgtgcatgtgtgtgtctgtatgtgtgtattcctgtgtgtgtgtgtgtgtgtgtgtgtgtgcctgtgtgtatgtgtgtgtgtgtgccagtgtgtatgtatgcctgcacgtgtgtgtgtctgtgtgtgtctgtaaacacacccacccacactgcCACATTGGCTCAGCCCCAGCGCATCAGACTATAAACACCATGTGGCCGACAGTGTGTAGCTGACAGTGTGTAGCCGACAGTGTGTAGCCGACAGTGTGTAGCCGACAGTGTGTAGCGGACAGTGTGTAGCGACCAGTGTGTGGCCGACAGTGTGTGGCTGACAGTGTGtagctctgtgtttgtttgagccCCCCCCACACGGCTTAGTGTGGTGAGGGGGGGCTCGCGtctcatcgcccccccccccccccccccccgcgctcccTCACGGTACCCCCGTTGGAGGGGAGCTGGCGTTAAGGACTGGGGGTACTGGGGTCCCTCATACATGGGCTGCACCGTTGCAGTGCACGGCCGTCGGACGTGGTGCGACCCCTTCACTTTGTAATAGAATGCGACAAAGCCCATGTTGCTGTGTCTGCTTgcgggatggggtgggggggggttggagggggggggggggggggggaaggggagttgAACCACACCACAATGTTAATTGAGGTGACAACATCAGTCCAAATTGGCAAACGCGAGTTAAATATCGCATCCAGGTTTCCTGTAGCTTCGTTTTGAACGCCCCCCACCGCAAAAAGCAGCAGTCTGAAACGCAGTGCTGCCCTCGatcattaaccccccccccccccccccccccccccccccccccccccccacacaggaAGCAGTACAAGAGGGTCCTGTCCAGTGTGGTCACCATCCAGAAGAACTACCGCGCCCACTTCTGGAGGCGCGTGTTCCTGCGGCTTCGCTCGGCCACCCTGGTGCTGCAGAAGCACCACCGCGGTCACCTGGCCCGCTCGCTCTGCCGCCGgatcctggaggagaggaggcggagggtggaggaggaggagcaggagaggaggcgcCTAGAGCAggcgcagcagcaggaggaggagcagagacgggtggaggaggaggaggagatgaggcgacggcagaaggaggtggaggaggaggaggaggaggaggaccgaaggagggcggaggaggcggagagacagaggagtcgtcgggtggaggaggagcagatgaggaggcgggaggaggaggaggaggagtcgaggaggatggaggagcagaggatcaAGGAGAAGGCGCAGGAGAATGCGGTGGCTTTGGGGCACTCGACCAGGTACAGAGTGCCGATGACAGAACGGTTTAAAGTTAATATCATAATCTGCCTTTGAGAAAAAGTAAGCAAGTAAAAGTCACTTGAAAGGTGCATTTTGAAAAGTGAAATGTGTGTTTAGGAACAGGCGTTATAGTCGTTGTGCTATTAATCCAACCTGGGACGAGCAGCTGTAAGCGAAAGAGAACTGTTGCTAAAATTGTTGTTATTCATAACAATGTTTCTGACTATTGACAACAATGTTTCTAATTCTGTCCTCAGAAGCTCGCTGGTGGTTAGCGCTGCGTGTCAGAAGGTGAGCCTTATCTCCTTGTGCTGAGAACGGCACAACACCATGGACTTTCCCTGAATGTCTGTTTGTCCCAACCAAGGTCATGTTGCTTTATTTAGCCCTTATTATGCAAGAGCTTCTCAGAGTGCGACGCTAGAGGTAAACCGAGTTGAGATGTGTTGAGAGGCCAGGTGTTGTGGGACAGCTTCCCTTCATTCACTGACACTGCTTAGATGGACGGCTGGTTCACTTATTAATCTCTGAGGGCATATGTAGTCACAACAGCAGCAGACGATACAACTAAACATCAATATCAAAAAGACTGGTGATAATAAAGTATGAATATTTTGACTTCCCCGAGGTCAAGGGCGGCATGTGGCACAGGACGTAGAGCGGGTttgctggtaaccggaaggttgctagtgcgaaccccggctcctcctagctgagtgtcgaggtgtcccttgAGAAAAGACACctcgccctgactgctcccaacgagccggctgtcgccttgcatgggttgacaccgccgtcggtgtgtgaatgtgtgcatgaacgggtgaatgttaggcggTACTGTGAAGCACTCTGAGTGGCCATGAAACGGTCCCTTAACTCCTCCATCTCCATGCCCCCCGACAGAAGGAGCTGTCGCGCTCCCTGTCCCGCAGCCCCGTCCCGGGCCACGCCTCGGAGGAGGAGAGCCGCCAGATGGAGGAGATCCAGCGCCTGGAGCGGGAGATCGAGCGGCTGCAGCGGCAGCAGGAGGACGGCGTGTCGCTGCTGGGCGACGACGGGCGCGACCAGCTGCGGCAGCGGCGCGACGCCGAGATCTACCggctggagaaggaggcgtCGCGCGTCGCCACCGAGTTCCTGGACCTGCTGGACTTCGGCGGCCTGGAGCCGTCGCTCTCCAGCGAGGAGAACCTCCACGACCCCGCCGAGACCCCCGCTCCGctggcggaggaagaggaggaggaggaggaggaggaggaggaggaggcggacgaGGGGTTCCACGCCGACGACGAGTGCGTCCCCCTGCCCGACCTCCCGCTCCCCGCCTCGCCCCCGCTGGACCAGGAGGTCTTCCAGAGCGTGCCCCCGCCTCCGCCCGGCTTCGCGGAGGGTCCGGTGGACCCctactccgccccctcctccgccgccacGCCCCGGGGGTCGTGGCACTCCACCGTGGTGACCCACCAGCGGTGCCGCACCCCGACGCCGCCTCCCCCCGTCCTGACCAACGGGGGACGGCAGCCGTACGTCAGCATGGCGCTGACGTCGGAGGCGGAGCTCCCCGGCGGgcagcctcctccccctcctcctcctcctcctcctcgtggcGCGCCCCCCCCGCCGGACGCGGAGTCGGACTACGACCAGGACGAGTACGAGGAGGTGCACGGCAGCTCGGGCGCCAGCACCAACGACGGCCACGGCACGGACGAGGACGCGCTGAGGGAGTCGTCCTGCACCCAGAACAGCCTGGACTCCTTCAAGGGCAGCTCTGACTCGGTACGtccacggaaacacacacacacacacacacacacacacacacacacacacacacacacacacacacacacacacacacacacacacacacacacacacacacacacacacacacacacacacacacacacacacacacacacacacacacacacacacacacagttcacctagactctgtatagacacacccctcttacacacttattgaatgttgtgcgtcctggcacCTAAAAATAgtgcttagcattgtgtagcgtctcaTCCTAGCTATCCTTGTTGTGTACGGGGCATTGGTTATGCTAGCGATTGCTAGTGGTtgtatgaacatccttaccttACCGACAGCAGTATATTATTGTGtcgctttcttctgacaaatgtactgattgtcagacgctttggatgaaagtgtctgTTAAATTCCTTAAATGTAATTCTAAATATAACACCACGGCCCCCCGGGTGggtcccagtcttctgttgcaTAACCCAGAGTATTATGGGATATTGAATCAGCCGTCAGAGCTCCTTTGGAATCCCATCATGTCCATCCAATCCAAACATTTAATCTTGTCGGGAAATTTTGAATTGACTCATAATATTTGCCGTAAATGATCCGACGTTGTGATACTGCCTCAGTCGTGCCTCAGTACTTAAGCCTCGGTTCAGgcttgacaaacacacacacgcacacgcacacgcacacgcacacacgcacacacacacacacacacacacacacacacactgagcacatagtcacacacatacacttgtaTCCCTCCCCACAAAAACTGAGCACATGGttacacccgcacacacacacacacacacacacacacacacacacacacacacacacacacacacacacacacacacacacacacacacacacacacacacacacacacacacacacacacctctatttCCTCTGCAAATGTTCAACCCTCCACACATTCATTACCCTCACCCCTCCGGGCGCCACCAGACCAGCAGCGCTGAGGCCAggatctccccctctcctgtccaAACACTCAGCGCGTGTTAGAATCACAGTGGAATACTGGAGCAGTGATTGTGTTATGATTGTGTTGGCCGTGTCCGTGTGCATGTGAATCCGTTCCCAGTTCCTGCCAGTCAAAGAGGAGCGCCGGGAACCAACTCTGTTAGCTCAGCAAAATGGcacggggaggggagagggcgtgtgtgtgtgtgtgtgtctatatgcctgtgtttctatatgtgtgtgtgtgatatattgGAGGGTTTAGTTGGCCCTGAGTCATAGACAGACTTCTTATGGTTGGACGTGCGCGTCTTTTTGGGtgaatgtgtttgcatgtattttttgtgtgcacgtgtgtgtgcgtgtgcctctgcgtatgtgtgtgtgtgtgtccatgtttgcgtgtgtgtgtgtgtgtgtgtgtgcacgtgtgctaatgggtgtgcgtgtgtatctatGGAGTGTGTTCCAGATATCAAAAATCTTAGGAGGAAGCAACAGAAATAAGTGGTTTTCAAAAGGGGCTGGAGATAACCAGTTCCTcaggtttttttcttttttgcataCAATCTATAAAAAGAAATACAGGTGGAACTCTAAAACATACACTGGCCACAAAACAAATAGATAGAGGGTTTCTTTCTCCAACGTTTCAACTGAAAATTCAAAGCTGAAAAGTCAATATATGAAAGAAAGTGTTGTTTTATGAGAGTCTTAGTGTGCTGACggagtgttttgtgtgtgtgtgtgtgtgtgtgtgtgtgtgtgtgtgtgtgtgtgtgtgtgtgtgtgtgtgtgtgtgtgtgtgtgtgtgtgtgtgtgtgtgtgtgtgtgtgtgtgtgtgtgtgtgtgtgtgtgtgtcagttcatCGAGAGCGACGAGGACAACGAGTGCTACGTGGACACGGACGAGGAGGTGTCCAACGGGCGGGTGAACGCGCTGAACGGCAGCGGACCCCCGTACTTCCACAGCTACCTCTACATGAAGAGTGAGTGGTGCGcccggagacagacagacagacagacagacaggcaggcagacagacagacagacagacagacaggcaggcagacagacagacagacagacaggcagacagacagacagacaggcagaaccacagacagacagaaaggcaggcaggcaggcagacagacagacaggcaggcagacaggacagacagagagacagacaggcagacagacagacagacaggcaggcaggcagacaggcaggcaggcagacaggcaggacaggcagacagacagacagacgacagacggcagacagacagccagacaggcagacaggcaggcaggcaggcaggcaggcagacagacaggcagacaggcaggcagacagacaggcagacagacagacagacagacagacagacagacagacaggcaggcagacaggcaggcaggcaggcaggcaggcaggcaggcagacagacagacagacagacagacagacagacaggcaggcaggcagacaggcaggcaggcaggcaggcaggcaggcaggcaggcaggcaggcaggcaggcagacagacagacagacagacagacagacagacagacagacagacaggcaggcaggcaggcaggcagaaacacaaatagagacagacacacacacacacacacacacacacacacacacacacacacacacacacacacacacacacacacacacacacacacacacacacacacacacacacacacacacacacacacacacacacacacacacacacacactgccagatCATGTCCTCACATGCTTCAAGTCTTCAGAGCCGTTATTTCTGCTCATTACTGACACTTTCACTTtctgttttattgtatttaatgataTCTTTTGGTCTGCGGTTAAAATTGTGTTATTGCACGTGATTCTGGTTTTAGTCCGGACAACATTTTTAACGACGACAAGTAAATATTGTTTGAGGGGTATGATAATAAGCTGTTGTATTGTGATATCCGATTCTGTTCAACTTTGAGGtctaaacaataataataattcaaaccATTTTGAATGGGACTGTAAATTAAATATTACGAATCGATGAATGTACTTCAAATTGATGAACACATTGAGCAATACAAATATTCATGAATAAACCTAGAtcattgcttgtgtgtgtgtgtgtgtgtgtgtgtgtgtgtgtgtgtgtgtgtgtgtgtgtgtgtgtgtgtgtgtgtgtgtgtgtgtgtgtgtgtgtgtgtgtgtgtgtgtgtgtgtgtgatcgccAGGCGGCCTGATGATTCCGTGGCGCCGGCGCTGGTGCGTGCTGAAGGACGAGACCTTCATGTGGTTCCGGGCCAAGCAGGACTCCCTGAAGTCGGGCTGGCTGTACAAGAAGGGCGGCGGCATGTCCACCCTGTCGCGGCGCAACTGGAAGATGCGCTGGTTCGTGCTGCGCGAGTCCCGCCTCATGTACTTTGAGAACGACAGCGAGGAGAAGCTGAAGGGAACCATCGACGTCCGCTCGGCCAAGTAAGGagccccctctcgctctctgtccctccgtctctcactcactctctctctctctctctctctctctctctctctctctctctctctctctgtctctgtctctgtctctgtctctgtctctctctgtctctgtctctgtctctcactctgtctctccacctctccgtctctccgtctccttctctcactctgtctctgtgtcgcTCTCCGACTTCCTGTCTCctttgctccctctctcactctctctcgctcactctttgtctctctttcactctcactccctctctttatctctctctggctcttcatctcctttgctctctctctctctcgctctctcccagaCAGACTTTGTTTGTCATAAATCTAGGTCAGCTTTCATTTTCTGCAACTCATTTTCACACAGAATATCATCTCGATTGTCATTATATCAAACTAATTTCGgaatgtttcttttttaaaggCAAATTGTCGATAACCACGAAAAGGAAAACGCCCTGAACATTGTTACAGAGGAACGTACCTACCATATCTACGCAGAAACCCCAGAGGACGCCAGGTACGCCTTTATAAACGTCTATCATTGTACCAGACCCCCCTACCACCGACATTGCATTAGCCTTCATCACGTTACCACAGAATTAACACCTAGAAGCCAagctccctctgctggccaACGGTGGAACTGAAACGTGCTAATTCCTTTCACAtggttctctccctctctccctctctgctgtgaACTCTTGCTGACCCCCCAGCGGTTGGTTCAATGTGCTGAGTCGCGTCCACACTGCCAGCCCGGAGCAGCGCATGGAGATGCACCACGAGCAGGCCAACCCAAAGAATGCAGTGGTTAGTGCTGGCTCCCTTCCCAGGGCCAGATACTTATCCTTATACTCAGACTTATACTTATCCTTATACTGCTCGGATTTGGAAGCATGCAACTCAATAAATTGTAGGCTAATCACAAGGCctggttttcatttcattgtttttaaaacaattaaatCGGGGCATGGTACCACATCCCAGATTTAGATTGGACTGGTCAGTCCTGTAATTTGTCGAAATTAGAAATAATTGAAATATACGTTTGCATCCAAATTTACTCTTGGATTGACGAGATCATCCTTAAAGTATTGTTTACCGTGAGCCTCTGGCGTTTATGACATTATCTCTGCTCTCCTAATCCGATTACATGATgacagtgatgatgaggttctcACTTATGAATCGCTCCTTTGTCCGTAGGGCACGCTGGACGTAGGCCTGATAGACTCCGTGTGTGCGTCAGACAATCCTGACAGGTGAGTCTTCCAAGCAGCCCAGACGATCTGCTCTGGTTCTCACAGTCACCCGCCTCCCCAGAACAGACaccatgtggctcaggaggtacagcgggttggctggtaaccggaaggttgatcgtcccgagtgtcgaggtgtctctgagtaagacacctcaccctgaccactcccgacgagccggctgtcgccttgtatgGCTGACAcctccgtcggtgtgtgaatgtgtgcatgaatgggccgaaattccattccattccattTGCAATAATCACCGCTGGTCCGATGTGTTCCCAGGCCCAACTCCTTTGTGATCATCACGGCCAACCGGGTGATCCACTGCAACACGGACATGGCGGAAGAGATGCACCACTGGATCAGCCTGCTGCAGAAACCCAAGGGAGACGCCAGGGTCGACGGCCAGGAGTTTCTGGTCCGGGGTCAGTGGATTTGGTTGTTTGGTTGTTGTTATACCACAATGTCTGTCGGCATgctatttttgttgtgtttgttgtccgTTTGTTGGTAACTGTCGTCGGTGTGCGGTTCTTACCTGTACTTGTGATGTGAAAAATTATTTCCCTTTTGGGACAATAAAGTCTAAAGTTAAAGTCAATGTGTTgaatgcttgattctgattggtcgttGACATGCCAAGTGCGTGTATTATTTCGCACTTCTGACTTTTAACTGTTTTTAATCAATGCACTACAAATCCAACATTTAAATCAACTGTTAAATAAAACTATCGAACAGATGTTTCCGTGACAGCAAAAAATGAATGTGGTTAAAAACACAGTGGAGGAATATTGGTATATGTTTGTAATTCAATAAAAATATTGGAAATAATGTACTTCAGCCGTAGTAAGCAACATCGGCTTCACCTCGGCCGAATCACCAACCACGTTTTATCCCGTAGTAGCTCATTCCTTACTTAAATCGAATTAAACTCTgaaagcttacacacacacattactttggtgttttgtaaatattttcTTGTCTAAAATGCTCAGTAAGCACAGCAAGTGATGCGTTTACTATCAACAGAAACCATAATTGGATCTATGACCTTTATGTAAGCAAAGATAGCTTATTTGCACTGTAGTGCTACTTTGATTTGCTGAacttatttaatattattaacattgacatttcttttcaacttttactttgaaaatctCACGCTAGGCTGGCTCCACAAAGAG harbors:
- the LOC130373190 gene encoding unconventional myosin-X-like: MVIRAHVLSYVARKQYKRVLSSVVTIQKNYRAHFWRRVFLRLRSATLVLQKHHRGHLARSLCRRILEERRRRVEEEEQERRRLEQAQQQEEEQRRVEEEEEMRRRQKEVEEEEEEEDRRRAEEAERQRSRRVEEEQMRRREEEEEESRRMEEQRIKEKAQENAVALGHSTRSSLVVSAACQKKELSRSLSRSPVPGHASEEESRQMEEIQRLEREIERLQRQQEDGVSLLGDDGRDQLRQRRDAEIYRLEKEASRVATEFLDLLDFGGLEPSLSSEENLHDPAETPAPLAEEEEEEEEEEEEEADEGFHADDECVPLPDLPLPASPPLDQEVFQSVPPPPPGFAEGPVDPYSAPSSAATPRGSWHSTVVTHQRCRTPTPPPPVLTNGGRQPYVSMALTSEAELPGGQPPPPPPPPPPRGAPPPPDAESDYDQDEYEEVHGSSGASTNDGHGTDEDALRESSCTQNSLDSFKGSSDSFIESDEDNECYVDTDEEVSNGRVNALNGSGPPYFHSYLYMKSGLMIPWRRRWCVLKDETFMWFRAKQDSLKSGWLYKKGGGMSTLSRRNWKMRWFVLRESRLMYFENDSEEKLKGTIDVRSAKQIVDNHEKENALNIVTEERTYHIYAETPEDASGWFNVLSRVHTASPEQRMEMHHEQANPKNAVGTLDVGLIDSVCASDNPDRPNSFVIITANRVIHCNTDMAEEMHHWISLLQKPKGDARVDGQEFLVRGWLHKEMKSGAKSTSLKLKKRWFVLTTSSLDYYKTSERNGAKLGTLVLNSLCSIVQPDEKVFKESGYWNIIVHGRKHSYRLYTKMLNEAMRWASAIQGAIDSKVPIETPTQQLIRDIKESSLNVEAVEQTYWRNPILRYTQHPLHSPLLPLPYGDVSVHLQKEKGYSSLQDEAVKIFNSLQEMEAVSDPVPIIQGILQTCQDLRPLRDEVYCQLIKQTNHVPQPNSLANRAHWHLLTCMGCTFLPSRGILRYLKFHLKRIKELFPGSEIELFAHFIGESLKKTKCREYVPSQEEIVALLTRQEMTTTVYCHGGGSCKISINSHTTAGEVVEKLIRGLAMEDSRNMFALFEHKNNIDRAVESRVIVADVLAKFERLAGSEEEEDEGHWKLYFKLYCFLDVESMPKEGVEFAFMFEQAHESLTSGHFPAPEDTLQHLGALRLQFLHGDKARVNWTLENVYPMGRLRSRILHFTKAGAGAAGQTGQTLERRRTSFLEGTLRRGLKTGSMKKQRMEEEQMLEMWVKEETSATRASILEKWSRIRGLDQHQAMLKYMTIIKEWPGYGSTLFDVECKEGGFPHDLWLSVSAENISVYKRGDPKPLETFPYEHIVFFGAPQPCTYKITVDEREMLFETPQVGEITKIMKAYINMIVKKRCSVRSVSSYGTNWIR